A window of Vigna unguiculata cultivar IT97K-499-35 chromosome 4, ASM411807v1, whole genome shotgun sequence contains these coding sequences:
- the LOC114181788 gene encoding ferrochelatase-1, chloroplastic/mitochondrial, producing MMHTGAAATCDLDRFGVVFRSGPRHSDCVTFAANKLRSDVRNPGCVDLRSNFNKSPSQVSLFLCSDSTNRRNSLLCVNPSGRRNLGGRASYSVETGAYDVAALQPPTHVAEEKVGVLLLNLGGPETLNDVQPFLFNLFADPDIIRLPRLFRFLQRPLAKLISVLRAPKSKEGYAAIGGGSPLRKITDDQALAIKKALEAKGLSSNVYVGMRYWYPFTEEAIQQIKRDRITRLVVLPLYPQFSISTTGSSVRVLEQVFREDAYLSTLPVSIINSWYQREGYIKSMANLIEKELQSFSEPKEAMIFFSAHGVPVSYVEEAGDPYRDQMEECIFLIMQELKARGISNEHTLAYQSRVGPVQWLKPYTDEVLVELGQKGVKSLLAVPVSFVSEHIETLEEIDMEYKELALESGIKNWARVPALGLTPSFITDLADAVIEALPSAKAMYPRISTSEDADHDPVKYFIKLFFGSFLAFILFLSPKMIMAFRNHVI from the exons ATGATGCACACCGGCGCCGCCGCCACCTGCGATCTGGATCGATTCGGCGTCGTTTTCAGGTCTGGCCCTCGCCACTCGGACTGCGTAACCTTCGCTGCCAACAA GTTACGTTCTGATGTCCGAAATCCTGGCTGTGTTGATCTCCGTTCAAATTTTAACAAGTCTCCGTCTCAAGTgtctttgtttttgtgttcTGACTCCACCAATAGAAGAAATAGCCTGCTTTGTGTGAACCCCTCTGGCAGGAGAAACCTAGGTGGTCGAGCTTCTTATTCTGTGGAGACAGGTGCTTATGATGTAGCTGCCTTACAACCTCCTACGCATGTTGCAGAAGAAAAAGTTGGCGTGCTACTTCTCAATCTAGGAGGACCAGAGACATTGAATGACGTTCAACCTTTTCTGTTTAATCTTTTTGCTGATCCT GATATCATTCGTCTTCCAAGATTGTTTAGGTTTCTCCAGCGACCATTGGCAAAATTGATTTCTGTGCTTCGAGCTCCTAAATCCAAGGAAGGGTATGCTGCTATTGGTGGTGGCTCTCCTTTACGCAAAATTACAGATGACCAG GCACTTGCAATCAAAAAGGCTTTGGAAGCAAAGGGCCTCTCTTCAAATGTGTACGTGGGGATGCGATACTGGTATCCATTCACCGAAGAAGCAATTCAGCAA ATTAAGAGGGACAGAATAACAAGGCTTGTGGTACTACCACTTTATCCCCAATTTTCTATATCCACAACTGGATCAAGCGTCCGTGTTCTTGAGCAAGTATTCAG GGAGGATGCCTATTTGTCTACTCTTCCTGTTTCCATTATAAACTCTTGGTATCAACGAGAAGGTTACATCAAGTCAATGGCTAACTTAATTGAGAAAGAGCTCCAGAGCTTTTCTGAACCAAAAGAG GCGATGATATTTTTCAGTGCCCACGGTGTACCTGTCAGTTACGTCGAGGAGGCTGGGGATCCATACCGAGATCAAATGGAGGAGTGCATTTTCTTGATCATGCAAGAGTTGAAAGCTAGAGGAATTAGTAATGAGCACACTCTTGCTTATCAg AGTCGAGTGGGTCCTGTACAGTGGCTGAAACCATATACGGACGAAGTTCTTGTTGAGCTTGGCCAGAAAGGTGTAAAGAGTCTTTTAGCTGTTCCAGTGAG CTTTGTGAGTGAGCATATTGAGACCCTTGAAGAAATTGACATGGAGTACAAGGAACTGGCTCTTGAATCTGGCATCAAGAATTGGGCACGTGTACCTGCCCTTGGTCTTACCCCTTCCTTCATTACAGATTTGGCTGATGCAGTAATAGAAGCTCTCCCATCAGCAAAAGCAATGTATCCACGGATCAGCACTTCTGAAGATGCTGATCACGACCCTGTCAAATATTTCATCAAGTTATTCTTTGGTTCATTCTTGGCATTCATCTTGTTCTTGTCACCCAAAATGATCATGGCATTCAGGAATCATGTTATTTAG
- the LOC114181787 gene encoding putative pentatricopeptide repeat-containing protein At1g12700, mitochondrial: MSVTRLRFCPSSSIPKFSPFFLNPSSFSFLHSHSQSPSLHHDHVHDAVSQFDGMLHMRRVPPIFQFGKILGSLTRMKHYPTAISLFKQMELKGIQGNLVILNILVNCFCHLDQMPLAFSILSKILKLGYHPDAITLSTLIKGLCLKGEVMKALNLYDKVVAQGFRLNEISYGILINGLCKIGETEAAIKMLRRVEGGLSKSDVVMYSTIIDSLFKDNLAKEAYDLINKMISNNIKPDVCIYNIIIDALCKEGKIKEAKSVLGVMVKACVKPNVVTLSTLMDGHYLVNEVKNAKHIFNVMIQMGVTPDVHSYNMMINGLCKSKMVDEAMNLFWGMHERNMVPNTVTYTSLIDGLCKSGRIAYVWDLIDEMHDRNQQPDVITYNCLIDALCKNYHLDRAFELLKTMMEKGIRPDMYTWSILIDGMCRGGRLEKAQEIFQDLLIKGYPLNVRSYSIMINGLCKKGLLDEALTLWSKMEDNGCLPNAVTFEIMIRALFEKDENDKAETFLREMVSRGLLNP, encoded by the coding sequence ATGTCAGTAACAAGGTTAAGGTTTTGTCCTTCTTCTTCCATTCCCaagttttctcctttttttctcaacccttcttccttctctttcttACACTCTCATTCTCAATCTCCTTCACTTCACCATGACCATGTTCACGACGCCGTTTCCCAATTCGATGGCATGCTTCATATGCGACGTGTTCCTCCCATCTTCCAATTtgggaagattttgggatctcTTACAAGGATGAAGCACTACCCTACTGCTATTTCACTTTTTAAGCAGATGGAGCTCAAGGGAATTCAGGGTAACCTTGTCATTCTCAACATCCTCGTCAATTGTTTCTGCCACTTAGACCAAATGCCCTTAGCTTTCTCTATTCTTTCCAAGATTCTCAAACTGGGTTATCATCCAGATGCTATAACCTTAAGTACACTCATCAAAGGTCTCTGTCTTAAGGGTGAGGTCATGAAAGCGCTCAACTTATATGACAAGGTGGTAGCACAAGGGTTTCGGCTAAATGAAATTAGTTACGGGATTTTGATCAATGGCTTGTGCAAGATAGGAGAAACCGAAGCTGCCATCAAGATGCTCAGAAGGGTAGAAGGTGGATTATCGAAGTCTGATGTGGTAATGTACTCCACTATTATTGACTCTCTATTCAAAGATAATCTTGCAAAAGAGGCTTAtgatttgataaataaaatgatatcaaataatatcaagCCCGACGTTTGtatctataatataattattgatgcTTTATGTAAGGAAGGAAAGATAAAAGAAGCCAAGAGTGTGCTAGGTGTGATGGTGAAAGCTTGTGTGAAACCTAATGTTGTTACCCTTAGCACTTTGATGGATGGGCATTACTTAGTTAACGAGGTGAAGAATGCTAAACACATATTTAATGTTATGATCCAAATGGGAGTAACTCCTGATGTTCACAGCTATAACATGATGATTAATGGATTATGTAAGAGTAAAATGGTGGATGAGGCCATGAATCTCTTTTGGGGAATGCATGAGAGGAATATGGTTCCTAATACAGTAACTTACACTTCTCTTATCGATGGTTTATGCAAATCCGGGAGAATAGCTTATGTTTGGGATCTTATTGATGAGATGCATGATAGAAATCAGCAACCAGATGTAATCACTTACAATTGCTTGATAGATGCTTTATGTAAAAACTATCATCTAGACAGGGCATTTGAATTATTGAAGACAATGATGGAAAAGGGAATTCGACCGGACATGTACACCTGGAGCATACTTATTGATGGAATGTGCAGAGGGGGAAGACTTGAGAAGGCACAAGAGATCTTTCAAGATCTTTTAATTAAAGGCTACCCTTTAAATGTACGTAGTTATAGTATTATGATCAATGGTCTTTGTAAGAAGGGTTTGCTTGATGAGGCATTGACCTTATGGTCCAAAATGGAAGACAATGGTTGCTTGCCTAATGCAGTAACCTTCGAAATAATGATTAGGGCTCTCTTTGAAAAAGATGAGAATGACAAGGCAGAGACATTTCTTCGGGAAATGGTCTCTAGAGGATTGCTGAACCCATAA